In one window of Dyella thiooxydans DNA:
- the mrcB gene encoding penicillin-binding protein 1B — MAFVTRLQSFVRTAWPWVRIPFWIGVGLFFGFLLPYTLVLNKRVQDRFNDLVFAVPTRVFARPLQLEAGEPMTPAALELELTFAGYSEDGKGELPGRWGKHGGRYTISSRGYAGPDGGELPKRIVVTMGRGVVASVVDAGSGKPLKEAHLDPARIATVYGAQQEERRIVHLADVPPLLVSGLQAVEDRDFKHHIGIDFTAILRAAFANLRAGHTVQGGSTLTQQLVRNLFLDRNQNFTRKFNEAILSLLIEAHYPKSRILEAYINEVFLGQQGSQAVHGFAAAAEFYFGRRLEELRPQEIALLVGMVKGPSYYDPRRYPEHALARRNLVLEQFAKTGLMTAAQAKAAEATPLGIADNAQLPHNRFPAFMDLVRRQIRADFDDDTLRAGNLSIFTTLDPAAQLYAEKAVTEAVKSLGKRGNAIQAAGVVTDAHTGSVLAVIGSKTPGDPGFNRAMDAQRPVGSTIKPFVYLVALTDPAHWNLGTLLDDSPVSMRQPDGSMWEPHNDDNQSHGMLPMVDALAHSWNLATIHLGLEVGLPRIQAFLESFGFKGINPSPSLLIGAQDMAPLQLAQLYEYLASDGHALPLLAVRGVVDGNGRTIKRYEVQEGPGEYQPAVRLITWAMQQVAVFGTAHSIGDSGLAWLNAAGKTGTSNDTRDSWFAGFTGDRLAVFWMGRDDNKPTGLFGATGGLRIWRNLFARLPTRPLSAEPGPGLEMAWINPADGKRTDPQCSGARQLPVVAGSLPPEVDSCFWQRVGNFFGVGDNNNPPSQPAPAPSH; from the coding sequence TTGGCCTTTGTGACCCGACTGCAATCCTTCGTCCGCACCGCCTGGCCGTGGGTGCGCATTCCGTTCTGGATCGGGGTGGGCCTGTTCTTCGGCTTCCTGTTGCCTTACACACTGGTGCTCAACAAGCGCGTGCAGGACCGCTTCAACGACCTGGTGTTCGCGGTACCCACGCGGGTCTTCGCGCGCCCGCTGCAACTCGAGGCCGGCGAGCCGATGACGCCGGCGGCGCTGGAGCTGGAGCTGACCTTCGCCGGCTACAGCGAGGACGGCAAGGGCGAGTTGCCCGGACGCTGGGGCAAACATGGCGGACGCTATACGATCTCCTCGCGCGGCTACGCCGGCCCGGACGGCGGCGAGCTGCCCAAGCGCATCGTGGTCACGATGGGGCGGGGCGTGGTCGCGTCGGTGGTCGACGCGGGCAGCGGCAAGCCGCTGAAGGAAGCGCATCTCGACCCGGCACGCATCGCGACCGTGTATGGCGCGCAGCAGGAAGAGCGCCGCATCGTGCACCTGGCCGACGTACCGCCATTGCTGGTGAGCGGGCTGCAGGCGGTCGAGGACCGCGACTTCAAGCACCACATCGGCATCGACTTCACCGCGATCCTGCGTGCGGCGTTCGCCAACCTGCGCGCCGGTCACACGGTGCAGGGCGGTTCGACGCTGACCCAGCAGCTGGTGCGCAACCTGTTCCTGGACCGGAACCAGAACTTCACCCGCAAGTTCAACGAGGCGATCCTGTCGCTGCTGATCGAGGCGCACTATCCGAAGTCGCGCATCCTCGAGGCGTACATCAACGAGGTGTTCCTCGGCCAGCAGGGCAGCCAGGCGGTGCATGGCTTTGCCGCAGCGGCGGAGTTCTACTTCGGCCGCCGGCTGGAAGAGCTGCGACCGCAGGAGATCGCCTTGCTGGTCGGCATGGTCAAGGGCCCGAGCTACTATGATCCGCGGCGCTATCCCGAGCACGCGCTGGCGCGACGCAACCTGGTGCTCGAGCAGTTCGCCAAGACCGGCCTGATGACCGCGGCGCAGGCCAAGGCGGCCGAAGCCACGCCGCTGGGCATCGCCGACAACGCGCAGCTGCCGCACAACCGCTTCCCGGCCTTCATGGACCTGGTGCGACGGCAGATCCGCGCCGACTTCGACGACGACACCCTGCGTGCGGGCAACCTGTCGATCTTCACCACGCTCGATCCGGCCGCGCAGCTGTATGCCGAAAAGGCGGTCACCGAGGCGGTGAAGTCGCTGGGCAAGCGGGGCAACGCGATCCAGGCCGCCGGCGTGGTGACCGACGCGCATACCGGCAGCGTGCTGGCGGTGATTGGCAGCAAGACCCCCGGCGACCCCGGCTTCAACCGTGCGATGGACGCGCAGCGCCCGGTCGGCTCGACCATCAAGCCATTTGTCTACCTGGTCGCGCTGACCGATCCGGCGCACTGGAACCTCGGTACGCTGCTGGACGACAGCCCGGTCAGCATGCGCCAGCCGGACGGCTCGATGTGGGAGCCGCACAACGACGACAACCAGAGCCACGGCATGCTGCCGATGGTCGATGCGCTGGCGCATTCGTGGAACCTGGCGACGATCCATCTGGGACTCGAGGTCGGCCTGCCGCGGATCCAGGCGTTCCTGGAGTCGTTCGGTTTCAAGGGCATCAATCCCAGTCCCTCGCTGCTGATCGGCGCACAGGACATGGCGCCACTGCAGCTGGCGCAGCTCTACGAATACCTCGCCTCCGATGGCCACGCCCTGCCGCTGCTCGCCGTGCGTGGCGTGGTCGACGGCAACGGCCGCACCATCAAGCGCTACGAGGTGCAGGAAGGTCCCGGCGAGTACCAGCCGGCGGTGCGCCTGATCACCTGGGCGATGCAGCAGGTAGCGGTGTTCGGCACGGCGCATTCGATCGGCGACTCCGGGCTGGCCTGGCTGAATGCGGCCGGCAAGACCGGTACCAGCAACGACACGCGCGACAGCTGGTTCGCCGGCTTCACCGGCGACCGTCTGGCGGTGTTCTGGATGGGCCGCGACGACAACAAGCCGACCGGGCTGTTCGGCGCCACCGGCGGTCTGCGCATCTGGCGCAACCTGTTCGCACGGCTGCCGACCCGTCCGCTGTCGGCTGAGCCCGGCCCCGGCCTGGAGATGGCCTGGATCAACCCCGCCGACGGCAAGCGCACCGATCCGCAATGCAGCGGCGCGCGCCAGCTGCCGGTGGTCGCCGGCAGCCTGCCGCCAGAGGTCGACAGCTGCTTCTGGCAGCGTGTCGGCAACTTCTTCGGCGTCGGCGACAACAACAATCCGCCGTCGCAACCCGCGCCAGCACCCAGCCACTAA
- a CDS encoding tetratricopeptide repeat protein: MSAYRIHRVLPVAAAVLLAGCFADNPPAPPSPPLPSPQAMVNAIRAAGEREQSVIDVSPLRDPGVASLQDAAQADASSGNFRQAAGKLDQALKLSPESPDLLQDRAELAVRLQDLPDAEKLAQKSWSLGPKLGPLCARNWQTVVEVRLHARDNAGAALARQQVQACHKPGINRF; encoded by the coding sequence ATGTCCGCGTATCGCATCCACCGTGTCCTCCCCGTCGCCGCCGCCGTGTTGCTGGCCGGCTGCTTCGCCGACAACCCGCCCGCACCGCCATCGCCGCCACTGCCCTCGCCGCAGGCGATGGTCAATGCGATCCGCGCCGCCGGTGAGCGCGAGCAGTCGGTGATCGACGTCAGCCCGCTGCGCGATCCGGGCGTAGCGTCATTGCAGGATGCCGCCCAGGCCGATGCGAGCTCGGGCAATTTCAGGCAGGCGGCCGGCAAGCTCGATCAGGCGTTGAAACTGAGCCCCGAATCGCCCGACCTGTTGCAGGACCGTGCCGAACTGGCGGTGCGCCTGCAGGATCTTCCCGACGCCGAAAAGCTGGCGCAGAAGTCGTGGTCGCTGGGGCCGAAGCTCGGTCCGCTGTGCGCGCGCAACTGGCAGACCGTGGTGGAGGTTCGCCTGCACGCCCGCGACAACGCCGGTGCTGCCCTTGCGCGCCAGCAGGTGCAGGCATGCCACAAGCCCGGCATCAACCGTTTCTGA